In Syntrophales bacterium, a genomic segment contains:
- the elbB gene encoding isoprenoid biosynthesis glyoxalase ElbB has product MAKVGVVLSGCGFLDGSEIHEATLTLFYLDRAGAEIIQMAPDIDQSDVVDHLLSEPVAGETREVLKESARISRGEIRKIEEIKADDLDALIFPGGFGAAKILCNFAFKGVDCTVNPEVERLIREMHSAKKPIGFICIAPVLAAKVLGTAGPQLTIGTDRGTADAIETMGGKHVMCEVDEIAVDEENKIVSTPAYMLGPTISKVALGIEKLVDKVLELA; this is encoded by the coding sequence ATGGCAAAAGTAGGTGTTGTTTTGTCTGGTTGTGGGTTTTTAGACGGGAGTGAAATTCACGAAGCTACCCTTACCTTATTTTACCTGGATAGGGCCGGCGCCGAAATAATCCAGATGGCCCCCGATATCGACCAGAGTGATGTGGTTGATCATTTGTTGAGTGAGCCGGTAGCGGGTGAAACAAGAGAAGTTTTAAAGGAATCTGCCAGAATATCCAGGGGAGAAATCAGAAAAATCGAAGAGATTAAAGCCGATGACCTCGATGCCCTGATCTTCCCAGGCGGGTTTGGAGCAGCAAAAATTTTGTGCAATTTCGCTTTCAAGGGGGTAGATTGTACGGTAAATCCTGAGGTAGAGAGATTGATAAGGGAAATGCATAGTGCCAAAAAACCTATAGGGTTTATATGTATTGCTCCTGTTCTTGCCGCTAAAGTATTGGGGACGGCCGGTCCTCAGTTGACAATAGGTACTGATAGGGGTACGGCGGATGCTATTGAGACGATGGGTGGAAAGCATGTTATGTGTGAAGTTGATGAAATTGCTGTTGATGAAGAAAATAAAATAGTTTCCACCCCTGCATATATGTTAGGACCTACCATTTCCAAGGTTGCTTTAGGTATCGAAAAACTGGTAGACAAGGTATTGGAGTTAGCTTAG